DNA sequence from the Coffea eugenioides isolate CCC68of chromosome 9, Ceug_1.0, whole genome shotgun sequence genome:
TCGCCTACTCCAAAGCCATTTCCAAGCTTAGGGACTTAAATTACTTCAATGGGATTCGGTCTTTTGTCGAGGAGTCCATGGCCCGGCCCGATATGAAGTCCGAGCGATATATTTCCCATTTTGTTGTTCTGTATGGGCAGGCTGGCATGGTTGCTGATGCACGCAAGACGTTTGAGGAAATGCACGAGATGGGTCTCGATAGAACGGTAAAAACACTTAATGCTTTGCTGTTTTCTTGCGTTTTAGCCAAGGACTACAAGGAAATGAAGCGGATTTATATggaatatccaaaaatttatgGGATTGTCCCGAATTTAGATACTTACAATACTGTGATCAAAGGGTTTTGTGAGTCTGGTGAGTCGAGTTCTTGTTACTCGATATTGGCTGAGATGGGTAGGAAAGGGGTTAAGCCGAATGGGACAACGTTTGGGACGATGATTGCGGGATTTTATGAGGAGGAGAAATTTGAGGATGTCGGTAAAGTGTTGAAGATGATGAAAGAAGAGCATAGCATAACTCCTGGGACTAGTATTTATAACATTAGGATTCAGAAGCTGTGCAAGTTAAAGAGGAGTAGGGAGGCAAAAGCATTGTTTGAGAGTATATTGTCGAGAGGCTATAAGCCGAATAAAGTAACTTATTATCACTTAATTCACGGGTTCTGTAAGGAGGGAGATTTGGAGGAGGCAAAAGGGTTGTTTGAGAGGATGGTGAagagtgggattaaacccgaagGCGAATGCTATTTCACTCTGGTTTACTTCCTGTGTACAGGTGAGGACTTTGAGGCTGCACTAAAGATCTGTAAAGAGTGTCTTGCAAAGGGTTGGGTTCCAAATTTCACGACTATGAAGTTGCTTGTGGAGGGTCTGGCTAGCATTTCAAAGGTCGATGAAGCAAAGGAGATTATTGGGCACCTAAAAAAGGAGTTCTCAGCAAATGCTGATCGGTGGACTGAGATTGAAGAAGGATTGACAAAGTAGACAGGATGAACATGGTGGTAGTCTATTGAATCTGCTTCTGCATCATACGATGATCATACTGAGACCAAGTTAGAAATAATTTGTACGTAATTTTTGTCTGGATAGAATTGTAGTTTTCTACTCAGTTCTGGTAGCTCGGACAAGTTTtgattttgataattttgttaTGATCAGTTGCTCAGTTTATTAAGGTGTTTTATCAATTAAACTAACTCTGCTGGAGATAAATGGTGCCCAAATGCAGTTCAACGTATCATATTTCCTTTCGCATACATTTGGAGATACGTTTCCATAACATGAATGTACCACCGGTGCTGCTTCTATATGTATTAGGCTTCAGACAGGCTCAAGGACTCAGAATTTTCACGAGATATTCTATGTTTACAGGCTCCAATTGTACTCTCTGATTGATGTTAGTGTGGGCATTAATTATGCTGAATGTGGCATGTGTAGGATCATGCATTGCGATTCGGGTGTTCTTTTCAGCTGAATAAACATTCGTGCTTCTCAACCAAAGCTTTTCACTCTCGAGGAATTCAATGGCCTATAACCAGCGGCGAGGTTTATTAGAATCTTACAGGACGAGCATCATTTGCTGAATGAATCATCTTTTCGAGACAAGTGGTTCACAAATGCCAGAATGTCAATTCATTATTACAATCCTAGGTTACTTGTTCGccaaagaaagaagagaagcCATCCCAGTCCCCTCCTTGTACCGCTTTCTGGGTGCAATGTGCGCTTTTATTGACAAGCTGCAAGTCTGAGAATTGCATACGAGCATGAATATTAATCTGTCATTAATTGTTGTAAATTCGAGGATATAGCAAAAGGTGTAAAaagtgttttattttaaaaaaataaaataaaatattgcgTTCTCATGTACAATGATTCTGTCAAGTACAAAAATACATCTGAAGCATTACTTTCtcttccaaaagaaagaaagaaagaaaaagataaaaaatataCAAGAAAAGTGAACATAAACTCACGACTCTGTTtaagaaaaagcaaaaacacAAAATTCCAGCTCTGCTTTTGCTCTGAACCAGAAAAGCACATAAATTTAGTCTACAACGAAGTTGTCATTGACTTGGACCCAGTCTTTAGGTGTTGTATTCCATATGCGGCTGTTGAACCGACAGTTGTTAGAGCAACCAACCAGCTGAGAAGCATGCCAAGTGTTATTCCGGTGTAAAATGACACAATTCTACTACATGAAATGCCAAACTATTTCCACAAAGTAAAGTACCTCAGATATGTAATGTATGACTGAGTTTCCTCGTTACCAAATTCTGGTTGCAGAAGAGCTGCAGCAACTAGGACCAATTGAAGAACTGTGTTCAACTGTCAACATATATATCAGAACTTAgctaaaaagaaataaaatttatatttagGATGAATCAAGTGAGCAATATACAGCTGATCCAATACAGTCATCCTAACAATTTCCCGCACGTCCTCGCATGATATTAGTGTGCTAAGTAATCACTAGAAGCAGATCCCGACTCAGTTagcttcctcttttctttttcccctgcTTAAAATGACCTTGGTTTGCCACTGAAAACAACTTACTAAGATGCAGATAGAGATTTCATCTTTTAGTTATGAGAAACCCATCCTTCCCTCTTCCTATCTCTTCTTGGCACATTTAAAGAGGACATGAAGAAGCATATCAAACTGCTCTCACTAAATTGATGGATTTCTGATTATTGTGCTGTATCTTTTTCACCAAGTAACCAGGCCTGAGAAAATGAACATACCTTGCTTATCAAGAGAGGTTCAACTTTCTCAGGGCAAGTCCCATCAAGGTTGAAGAAATCAAACCAACTCTTCCACTGTTACAAGAATTTAACTCAATAGTGTCAAGCAAAGATAGAGCAGCTCAGTCATAAAGAGCTTCAGGTAGATCTCCCTCACCTGCCATTGCAAACTGCTAGCTCTTTTATAGACTGCCCCGCCAACAAGGGCAACATCACGCAACACAACAAGCGCAACAAGTCCGGCTACAAAAGATAAAAGACCAATTGAATAAGTATCTAAAGAAAGGATGATATtatcttcaaaaatttaattttaatccTAGAAATTTCTCTTGTATCAGTTGGCCATATAACTGGCAGACTTGCATAAATATATCATTGACAAAGTTTCTAGCTCAAAAGGTGGACATCTTTTTTGTAAAGAAAATTAACATCACACAAAGGGGAATATCTGACATACAATTATTTGGTACTAAGTATACAGAAAATAAATTACTAATtgttttagaaaaagaaaaagagtaatTTTTTTGTCACCACACTGTTACTTGCAATGTTACCAATGGCATTAGATATTTGATCAGTAGTTCTtcgatttaaaaaaaaatgacaaaaaaggCACATACAAGTAGGAAACCAATTACGCACTTACGGTGCAGAAGACCTTTATAAACCATGCCCAAAGCAACAGATCCAATTAGTACCTGCACCCATGAATGCAATGAAATACTGagaaaaattacactaaccaAGTAATGCTGTGAAAAAGATGTCACATTCATTTATTAGAAGTGTAAGACAAAAGGAAAacaatattaaaattttttaatgtaaTCGGGCAGCCCAGAAAAAGTTGATTATTACCTTGTCAGCAAGAGGATCAAGGTAGGAACCCACCACAGAATTGATTCCCATCTTCCTGGCCAAGTAACCATCTAGCtacaaaattggaaaaattagaAGATATTGGCATCCATCTAGCTACAAGGAAGATTGGAAAACTTAGAAGATATTGGCATCTCCTCGTATCAAACATCCAATAATGACAAGACTAGAATTCCCATACCCAATCAGTCACACCAGAGATACCTAGACCAACAAATGCTGAAAGATACATTTCATGGGTGATCATCCTGCAAAGTCAATTAGAACAATACTTTATAATGGCCAAATATACAAGACAAGTTGAATAATAGAATTGTTGGTTAAGAGCACAGTTGAATGACTGAATGTAGAGGTGACTGAATAAGCATCTTACTCCTATAACACTATTCCCACATGCAATGATAAGCAAACTAGACTGAAATACTATAGTACCAACCCAACACATCATATTTCAACTCTATTTGCCAAAGCAAATGCAAACACGCGCACAAAGAGAAGATAAACCTTTCAAGGATTCTAGTACAAGCATGTTTAGGAGATAATAATGGGATACTCAGTGCTAAAATTTTGGCTTAAACTGTTATATAATGTTCCTCAAGGCCATGTGCTATGATAAACCTGatcaagaaacaaataataaataaaagggggaaaaaaggaGGAAGCAGCAAAACAAAACCCAGTAATAGAGGATTACTCACATATCCTCATCGAGGATCAGTATTGCAGAAAACAAAGATCACTATACTACTTTTGATTCCTAATGTAGTATGCAAAGGTACATTGTTACTAAACAACCGATAAATGTTGTGCAGGTTCATAATCCAACAGTCATTATTGTCTTTCAAGGTTGCCTGAAGCCTGGACTGCACTAAGAGAAATCAATCCTAATTTCTTAGAACGACCACTTTCTCATGTATGTTTAGCAACTAAAATCCGACTAAACAAATTAGCAAGCAGTAAAATTATGGACTTTTACAAATTAATATTCTTTACTTCTCCATCTTGTTCAATTATGCTTGGATACATCACAGAGAAAAGGTTGTAATTGAGTTTTACCataaaattttcagcaaaatGTGGTTTTTCCCCTTCATTTCACCATCAATATCGAAAGCACGTAAACATTTTATATTTTCCGCATGAATCAAAAAACCAACAAACATATTAAAttcatgaatttaaaaaaagggccaaatttgaaaaagaaatataCCATCCAAGCAGTGGGCCGGAGACTAATCGActgaaagaaataaaattgGGAAGATTCAAATAGCTATCAGTAACTTTGACCAGAGCATCAGAATCAGCATGATCAAGCTTGGACCCATTAAATCCCTCACTATATTTCTTCTCCTTGCTGTTTAAATCCTGAAACCGTAGTTTGTACGTAATAATGTTATTCAGGGCATATGGGACCCTGGGTGAAAGATTGAGCAAGGCGACGTCGCATTGGAGGTGAAGGGGAGTGGCGGATTGAGATAGCTTCCAAGGGGGCGACGAGAGAAATAGAGGGCCAAAAGTGGACGAAGGgataggagagagaaaatggGGCCGAAGAAAAAATGGGTTTTTGATAATGTTACTATTGGAATTATGGGATATGTAGGACTGGGAACTGGAGCAGAGGGAGACGAAGGTTCTAGCAGAAGAAGAAacagaattagggttttgaagCGGGGATTTCGTGGATtgggaaattagggttttaaggATTGATCGGAAGAAGGCCATGGCCGATGATGGTCAAGCATTGTTTTTGCAGTTGCAAAAGGTGGAAGGACAGTTTGGAGGTTAGGGTTTTACAAAGGGTTTTAGAGGAAGAAGATGACACGTGGCAAGTTACCCGTGGTATAGTCAGAAGAGCggttttcttttttggtttggaaaaattttTCCTTTCTGGGTTTCATTCTCCTGGCTGTGTTATTTCAATTGTGTTATTTGAGATACGGCTAAGTATTTCTATTTTGAGTATATTTCTTGGAGTAAATAATGAAGAGAGTAAAATGCAGTTTTCAAACCCAAACTAACCGTTGAGTAATTTTGGTACTCAACCAACTAGGAGTAGATGGCCACCACGGAGAGATTTAAAGCTTTTCTTAGATGTAGAGGAAGGGATTATTTGCATTCTAAAAAatctagaatttcttgaaaattttcgCCAGCAGGTACATAGACTGATAGGCACCCGAATGAGTTTGTGGCGGTTCAATTTCCTTTGAATTTCCCATTTTGATCCCTTTGGTCCTTCTTTCCCCGTATAGGAGTAGTTGTAGAATGGAATGTAttgtatgaaaaaaaaagagtaatttTGATACTCAAACTTCacaaaaacaaatttggtatCTGACGTTATAAAATTTAATCACAATACACTCAATGGAATTCTTCACATTCATTCCTACTAGAAAAAAATACATGCTGTGTATGTCAACAAAATTATAAACCATTAtcaaaaaaattggaaaacaacACTCAAACTAGATTCCAAAGAAAGTTTCAAAACCTAATATTGAACGAAAAGATCCAAAGAAAAACCTTTCTGTATCTTTGTGACACTTTTGACTTGactctcaatatttttcaatattttcgaatatttttaaaattttgctgACATACACATGATAGGATGTGACTTTTTCcaataggaatttaaaaaaaaaattcccccaAGTGAAGTATGcttaaatattataatattgagtaccaaatttgttttgaaatatATTCTCTctaaatgaaaatatttttctctcttttttttttgctttgtcAACAAATGTTACTAGGGACTACATAAgaacaatcaaataaatttgATAGATGAAGTTATTGTTGTCCAATAAATATATGGGACGCGAATTTAGTATGACGGGGTGTGGATTTAACCCCTCTCGTTCAAATACGGCATGTTTCATAATTGAACGAGCAATTTATTTATCAATGAATGTATAGTTTATGTTGGCTTGGAACACCACATGAGGTATCCTTAGGGCTGCAAAcaaatcgagccgctcgcgaaactcgactcgagctcaaaatattaagctcgagtatatatatatatatatatatatatattaagtatatatttttttattttttattttaagtatatatatttttattttaagtataaaattacatatatatccttaatattttattatttattaagaaaaaatattattttatttatattttaaaaaataaaataattattttttatttttttcgagcttgAGCTTTAAATTGCCAGCTCATCGAGCTTGAGCTCGagttcaataaaattaaatcaagaCTTAGCTCGATTAgaccaaaactcgactcgactcggctcggctcgtttgcagttCTAAGTATCCTCTTCTCTTGGTTGTATGGGATTTAGTGATGATATTCCATAAACGAGAACTCAGAAGCACCCATTTATTCTGCTTACCCATCCAATGCCAAGAAAGGATTTAGTCAACTTTGCAATAACATGGTCATATTCATACGATATATCTATAATAGGAAAAATTCTTCAAAACATCCTTTAGATTTCgtgaaataaattttttttgtcttttatttttaaaataataattttacatCCCTTATAAAATCAAGTTGATAAAATTCGGTCCAACTTAAGTTTTCGACCAACTTTTATTTTGAACCCACTCACACATGATCATTTTTTCAGAGGCAAAAAggttttatctcatatataattaaataaatggtttaatcCGTTGGTATTTTTAACCCTAAAAAAGTAGGATATAACCCgacttatattcatttttttcc
Encoded proteins:
- the LOC113783432 gene encoding pentatricopeptide repeat-containing protein At1g61870, mitochondrial, which codes for MALRLKLRSILLLQNRRRFSTSILNPNSNTPLTSKEKSRAALSLLRAEKNPERILDICRAASLTPESHLDRVAYSKAISKLRDLNYFNGIRSFVEESMARPDMKSERYISHFVVLYGQAGMVADARKTFEEMHEMGLDRTVKTLNALLFSCVLAKDYKEMKRIYMEYPKIYGIVPNLDTYNTVIKGFCESGESSSCYSILAEMGRKGVKPNGTTFGTMIAGFYEEEKFEDVGKVLKMMKEEHSITPGTSIYNIRIQKLCKLKRSREAKALFESILSRGYKPNKVTYYHLIHGFCKEGDLEEAKGLFERMVKSGIKPEGECYFTLVYFLCTGEDFEAALKICKECLAKGWVPNFTTMKLLVEGLASISKVDEAKEIIGHLKKEFSANADRWTEIEEGLTK
- the LOC113783433 gene encoding cardiolipin synthase (CMP-forming), mitochondrial, with amino-acid sequence MAFFRSILKTLISQSTKSPLQNPNSVSSSARTFVSLCSSSQSYISHNSNSNIIKNPFFLRPHFLSPIPSSTFGPLFLSSPPWKLSQSATPLHLQCDVALLNLSPRVPYALNNIITYKLRFQDLNSKEKKYSEGFNGSKLDHADSDALVKVTDSYLNLPNFISFSRLVSGPLLGWMITHEMYLSAFVGLGISGVTDWLDGYLARKMGINSVVGSYLDPLADKVLIGSVALGMVYKGLLHPGLVALVVLRDVALVGGAVYKRASSLQWQWKSWFDFFNLDGTCPEKVEPLLISKLNTVLQLVLVAAALLQPEFGNEETQSYITYLSWLVALTTVGSTAAYGIQHLKTGSKSMTTSL